One Triticum dicoccoides isolate Atlit2015 ecotype Zavitan chromosome 4B, WEW_v2.0, whole genome shotgun sequence genomic window carries:
- the LOC119293306 gene encoding 7-methyl-GTP pyrophosphatase-like yields MASTCNSSSSFKIILGSSSPARRAILSDMGYEFTVMSADIDERAIRREKPEELVKALAEAKADTIQLNLRNRDSRDLPTLLITSDQVKVSKGVIRERPTSTEEAREFIKGYSGDVAFAVNYVLVTNLSTGGRKGGWDIPEIYFHHIPDEFIEKVVKEGGMTCVAGGLRLMHPSALPFIKELVGTMDSVRGLPRNLTEKLIRESLQETVEM; encoded by the exons ATGGCTTCCACCTGCAACAGCTCCTCATCGTTCAAG ATCATACTCGGGTCGTCGTCGCCGGCGCGCCGCGCGATCCTGTCAGACATGGGATACGAGTTCACCGTCATG AGCGCTGACATCGACGAGAGGGCCATCAGGAGGGAGAAGCCGGAGGAGCTAGTCAAAGCCTTGGCCGAAGCCAAG GCCGACACCATTCAACTGAACCTTCGTAATCGAGACAGCAGAGATCTGCCTACCCTTCTGATCACTTCTGACCAG GTTAAGGTGAGCAAAGGGGTGATACGGGAGAGGCCGACAAGCACGGAGGAAGCCAGGGAATTCATCAAGG GGTACTCGGGTGATGTAGCGTTTGCAGTGAACTATGTTCTGGTGACCAACCTGAGCACCGGGGGTAGGAAAGGGGGTTGGGATATACCTGAG ATCTATTTTCACCACATACCAGACGAGTTCATAGAAAAAGTC GTGAAGGAAGGAGGCATGACTTGCGTGGCTGGGGGCCTTAGGCTGATGCATCCATCAGCTTTGCCCTTCATCAAGGAACTA GTCGGTACGATGGATAGTGTTCGAGGACTTCCAAGGAACCTCACCGAGAAGCTCATTCGAGAATCACTACAAGAAACTGTTGAAATGTAG